Genomic DNA from Candidatus Hydrothermales bacterium:
GCGGTTGTTTTGTGTGCATAGATCAGTACCATAGGAACATTTGGTTTTAAAACTCTCCATGCTTCCATCAGGGCTTTTTCCATCATCTCTTCATAAAATCTTTTCGCCCTTTTCTTGTCTCCATGTCTTTTAGCATCAACAATGATTTCCTTTTTCTTAGGAGTAAGCTTTCCTGAGAAATGTTCTGGATATAGATGTCCTATAGATCGCTTAAGCCAAACATAAAAAATCAGAGAGAGCGGCATACGATATGTTGTCATAATATGGTGGATCTGTGATGATAGCATCAAAGAACTCATCTGGATAAGGTAATTCTGTGGCAGATGTACGAACTATATCTATTTTTCTTAGTGAACTACTGTTATTATTGAGATTCCTTAGGATATTAAGAGTCTGCTTTAAAGTATACTTCCAAGTTCCTACATTTGACCAAAAAGGATTAACCTCAGCAAAATCCCAACGCATTGGAATTGCTTGACCTTCAATAAAGACAGAAAGCATACCCTCTTTATACCATAGAGATGAAGTACAATTATAGTGAGCCATTTGACTTAAAATCAATGCAAGAAATGAAACATATATTTGTGATTTCTCCTTTTCGACTTCGTTGATTTCTCTATGGGAATTTCTTACCCACTTCGTAAAAGTCAAAAGTGCAAGAAGTTGACGAGGAGTAAACATATCAACATAAGTCGGCATTCCATACATGGGAAGTTGATCTGCAGACTTGTCAACTAAGGGTTCATTAGGTATGGTTAAACCTGTTTCTTCACAAAGTTTATTAATCCTTTTCCAAATTTCTTCTTCATCAGGTATTAAATCTTTGGAACCTCATCTGCAGATAAATAAATTTTTCCAGTTCTTCCCTCTTCTGTGCATACAACCGCCATAAGTTGCTTTCCTATTCTTTTCGCCTGTCCTTCTTGCTTTACATAGTCTGAAGTTATAGTTGTGCCACAAAAAATACAAGTGGCATCTCCCTTCCTTGAAAACCTTCCAGGATCAAAACCAAACTCTCTAATAGCCTCTTTCTCTGTTTTGACAAAGCTTGAAAAAACAGTAAATTTTGGCCTCTTACTTTCTAGATCGGGAGTAACTTTCAGAGCAATATATCTTCCCAATTTTTTACATAACCACGTTTGCCTTACAAGGGGAACAACTGCACCACAGGCAGGATTCTTACATCTCACAGTCCTTGTCCAAAGATAGGCAACAGGAGTCAAAGTCTTTTTACTTTTAGGATCTATAACGGGTTTATATAGATCTCCAATTTCCTCCTTTGCTTTTTCAATAACCCATTTCCCCCACTTTTCAACTTCTTCAACGAGTCTCTCTCCATATTTTTAAAGTAGCAAGCAGAATAACATAGGCTACAAGGTTTAGTTCTACAGCATAAGTTTCACAACCGAGCCCTAATGTCTCTAAGGGAATCGAACCACCACCAGCAAACATATCAAGAATTCTGGGTTTTGGCGCTTTTCCCTCTTCTATATCCTTTACTGTGATTTTTTACCGGGTTCTTTTGAGAGCCTCTCTGCATGTGCCTCATATATGTGCCTTATCGCTTCTTTTACAGTATGAGGATCTGCCCGATATTTACAAAGTCTCTGAATAAAAGCTGACTTTGGTCCCCTACCATTTTTTTCTTTTGGTGCAGGAACTAATGAAGAATAAACAGCAGCACGGCAAGCAACAAGGTGTCTTCTTGCCCACCATAAATGAAGCCTAGATATATGCCCCTGCTTTATATTTTTTTCTCTTGCAGCCTCTTTACTAATCTCCTTTATTGGCAAATAATCCTCAATTAACCTCTTGTCATTATTCATGCTATACCTCCAATTTAAATTTCTGAATTTCTTTCCCATCAATCTCATAGTGACTTATTGATTTTATTTCTTTAGCTGCATATTCCAAATTATGAGCTGGGTCAGGTATTGTAACAATTTCGTAGTCAGGACTTGTAGGATTCCATACAACGTATA
This window encodes:
- a CDS encoding DUF1156 domain-containing protein, with protein sequence MNNDKRLIEDYLPIKEISKEAAREKNIKQGHISRLHLWWARRHLVACRAAVYSSLVPAPKEKNGRGPKSAFIQRLCKYRADPHTVKEAIRHIYEAHAERLSKEPGKKSQ